The proteins below are encoded in one region of Bdellovibrio bacteriovorus:
- a CDS encoding endonuclease MutS2, whose translation MQDLVVLDWIEILEKIRSHATSEAGREAVMETKPLASKEQAYQSFQEIADATEVLNQGIRPFMQSLDLYSTWITRLKKHAVLKTLEIKDVRSFCLEALALKEALNTVENNWAQKLASSVMKADEPLSAIDQILTPGGEIRADASETLYRLYKEKERLAREVQTTLDRLVKAHNMENVLQDKYVTTRDGRWVLPVRSGMQHHLPGVIHGSSQTKQTVFMEPETVIPTNNRLRQIEVEIEDEIERLLTELSRYLSSKASEIEITRELLEDADVRFSQAQFATLVEAHPIEFSIDSLELIEARHPLLQLSGKKVVSNSVLLEGKKGILLLSGPNAGGKTVLLKSIGLAAQMARCGLPICASETSKLPFFKDILIGIGDAQSVDEELSTFAAHLKILSKAAAMKGRENLILIDEICGSTDPEEGSALARSFIESFSSNNVFAVITSHLGPLKSGWDEETRVLNGSLEYDPKTGRPTYQFIAGIPGDSLAIQTAKRVGVSQAIVQRALEVLAPATRARLEGLEQIEQLKSDISILQDHLRKETNKALETKRKYEGLLEQFNKDKEEWLQRTLKKAERKVEEAIAQAKVTETFKRHTALQEIKYKLPEIVKAKPVTTPGAPENAEEFAKKFPPGSKVYVPTLSSDGIVQSTPNNKGEVLVLSGSVRLQLHWQDLKPPGKPQNPTSQLVRQSSSFTVALADEDRTLDLRGKTVEDALSELEVALDKAATSREDRLKVIHGHGTEALKKAVRTYLSRSIYVKKWKAGSPESGGDGITWVEIGEA comes from the coding sequence ATGCAAGATCTCGTCGTTCTTGATTGGATAGAAATTTTAGAAAAGATTCGTTCGCACGCGACGAGTGAAGCCGGCCGTGAAGCCGTGATGGAAACAAAACCACTGGCTTCAAAAGAACAAGCTTACCAAAGCTTTCAAGAAATCGCCGATGCCACAGAAGTTTTGAACCAAGGTATCCGCCCGTTCATGCAAAGCTTGGATCTTTATTCCACCTGGATCACCCGCCTAAAAAAGCACGCCGTTTTAAAAACTTTAGAAATCAAAGACGTGCGCAGTTTCTGCTTAGAAGCCTTGGCTTTGAAAGAAGCTTTAAACACGGTTGAAAACAACTGGGCACAGAAATTAGCCAGCAGCGTGATGAAAGCCGATGAGCCTTTATCCGCAATCGATCAAATTCTGACTCCGGGCGGAGAAATTCGCGCTGACGCCAGTGAAACTCTGTACCGTCTTTACAAAGAAAAAGAACGTCTGGCTCGCGAAGTGCAAACGACGCTGGATCGCTTGGTTAAAGCTCACAACATGGAAAACGTACTTCAAGATAAGTACGTGACGACTCGCGATGGTCGCTGGGTCTTGCCTGTTCGCAGCGGCATGCAACATCACTTACCGGGAGTTATTCACGGCTCTTCACAGACAAAACAAACTGTGTTCATGGAACCCGAAACCGTGATTCCGACGAACAATCGTCTGCGCCAAATTGAAGTCGAAATTGAAGATGAGATCGAAAGACTTTTGACCGAGCTTTCAAGATATCTTTCGTCTAAAGCCAGTGAAATTGAAATCACACGCGAACTTCTGGAAGACGCCGACGTGCGTTTTTCTCAAGCGCAGTTTGCGACTTTGGTGGAAGCACACCCGATTGAGTTTTCTATCGACTCTTTAGAATTGATTGAAGCTCGTCACCCGCTTTTACAGCTTTCCGGCAAGAAAGTAGTTTCAAACTCGGTCCTTCTTGAGGGCAAAAAAGGGATCTTACTTCTAAGTGGTCCCAATGCCGGCGGTAAAACAGTTCTTTTGAAATCCATCGGTCTTGCAGCACAAATGGCCCGTTGTGGTCTTCCTATTTGTGCCAGCGAAACTTCGAAGCTTCCATTCTTTAAAGATATTCTTATCGGTATTGGAGACGCGCAAAGTGTTGATGAAGAATTAAGTACATTTGCGGCTCACTTAAAAATCTTAAGCAAAGCAGCGGCTATGAAAGGCCGTGAAAATCTTATTCTGATCGATGAGATCTGCGGATCCACTGATCCAGAAGAAGGAAGTGCCCTGGCAAGAAGCTTTATTGAAAGCTTTTCTTCAAACAACGTCTTTGCCGTTATCACTTCGCACTTAGGGCCTTTGAAATCCGGATGGGACGAAGAAACGCGCGTTCTGAATGGCAGCTTAGAGTACGATCCTAAAACGGGTCGCCCGACTTATCAATTTATCGCGGGTATTCCAGGCGATTCTTTGGCTATTCAAACTGCGAAACGCGTGGGTGTATCGCAAGCCATCGTACAAAGAGCTTTGGAAGTTCTAGCGCCCGCGACTCGTGCGCGCCTAGAGGGCTTAGAGCAAATCGAACAGCTCAAATCAGATATCAGCATTCTGCAAGATCATCTAAGAAAAGAAACGAACAAGGCCTTAGAAACAAAACGCAAGTACGAAGGCTTGTTAGAGCAGTTCAATAAAGATAAAGAAGAGTGGCTGCAAAGAACTTTGAAAAAAGCCGAGCGTAAAGTCGAAGAAGCCATTGCTCAGGCGAAAGTCACAGAAACTTTCAAACGCCACACGGCTTTGCAAGAAATCAAATACAAGCTACCTGAAATCGTTAAAGCAAAACCGGTTACAACTCCAGGGGCTCCGGAAAACGCGGAAGAGTTTGCAAAAAAATTCCCGCCAGGATCCAAAGTCTATGTTCCGACTTTAAGTTCGGATGGTATTGTACAAAGCACGCCGAATAACAAAGGCGAAGTCTTGGTTCTTTCAGGTTCTGTGCGTTTGCAACTTCACTGGCAGGATTTAAAACCTCCTGGAAAACCGCAAAACCCGACATCGCAATTGGTTCGTCAAAGTTCTTCTTTCACGGTGGCTTTAGCCGATGAAGATCGCACTTTGGATTTGCGCGGAAAAACAGTGGAAGATGCTTTGTCAGAACTGGAAGTGGCTTTAGATAAAGCGGCGACTTCGCGTGAAGACCGTTTGAAAGTCATTCATGGCCATGGCACTGAAGCCCTTAAAAAAGCGGTTCGCACTTACTTATCACGTTCCATCTATGTGAAAAAATGGAAAGCCGGTTCACCAGAAAGTGGTGGCGACGGTATTACCTGGGTTGAAATCGGCGAAGCTTAA
- a CDS encoding lipase maturation factor family protein: MLLTDYNISSWIFSKTLSLCYFIAFLSLLPQLLGLYGRQGILSIDHLLNLLDKEMRAERFYHVPSVFWFASSDLALKAVCFIGMTAASLAFLGFSQSIMFLICFVCYLSFVSAGQLFLSYQWDSLLLEFGFLGLFFAPFAWEWLPLGAHILHPIVYFMVLFLLFKLMFLSGVVKLANKDPYWKDLSALSFHFWTQPLPTPLAYFVHKLPSGVLRFCTMAMFFIELVTPFFIFYPGPLQTAAVILLITLQILIILTGNYGFFNILTIGLCLGVLPDSTWGFKINWVENTPVSTVMALVPLILVVPSSLFWIAKSLAEKSKMWDFMLPYMRFFYPFRICNPYGLFAVMTRVRPELVLEGSNDGVHWETYEFKHKPTSLKKFPTIVAPHQPRLDWQMWFAALESFNENLWLQNLLTRIFEGSQDVLMLFEKDPFKGQPPKALRFLRYEYKFSSFAELRKDGVWWTRELIAPYGPVFQREEFTDDESSQKNAESL; encoded by the coding sequence ATGTTATTAACAGACTACAACATCTCTAGCTGGATATTTTCTAAGACGTTGAGTCTTTGTTATTTCATCGCCTTTCTTTCGCTTCTGCCTCAGCTTTTAGGCCTTTATGGACGCCAGGGCATTCTGTCGATCGACCATCTTTTGAATCTTTTAGATAAAGAGATGCGCGCCGAAAGATTTTACCACGTGCCGTCGGTGTTCTGGTTTGCCTCTTCGGATCTGGCTTTGAAAGCGGTTTGTTTCATCGGCATGACGGCGGCTTCGCTGGCATTCTTAGGATTCAGTCAAAGCATTATGTTTCTTATTTGCTTTGTCTGTTATCTTTCGTTTGTTAGCGCCGGACAGCTCTTTCTCAGTTACCAGTGGGACAGTCTGCTTTTAGAGTTTGGATTTTTAGGACTTTTCTTTGCACCGTTTGCTTGGGAGTGGCTGCCTTTAGGAGCGCACATTCTGCATCCCATTGTATACTTCATGGTGCTCTTTCTGCTTTTCAAGCTGATGTTCCTTTCGGGAGTAGTAAAGCTGGCAAATAAAGATCCCTATTGGAAAGATCTGTCGGCGCTTTCTTTCCACTTCTGGACACAACCGCTACCGACCCCGCTAGCCTACTTTGTTCATAAATTGCCTTCGGGTGTTCTGCGCTTTTGCACCATGGCCATGTTCTTTATCGAACTCGTCACGCCATTTTTTATTTTCTATCCCGGCCCTCTGCAAACAGCCGCCGTTATTCTTCTAATCACGTTGCAGATTCTTATCATCCTTACTGGCAACTATGGCTTCTTTAATATTTTAACTATCGGCCTTTGCTTAGGAGTACTTCCCGATTCAACATGGGGATTTAAGATTAATTGGGTCGAGAATACTCCGGTGTCCACAGTCATGGCATTGGTACCACTTATTCTTGTTGTTCCCTCTTCCTTATTTTGGATTGCCAAAAGTTTGGCAGAAAAATCGAAGATGTGGGACTTCATGCTTCCTTACATGCGCTTTTTCTATCCGTTCCGAATTTGCAATCCGTACGGGCTTTTCGCAGTGATGACTCGCGTGCGACCCGAGCTTGTTTTAGAAGGAAGCAATGATGGAGTTCATTGGGAAACTTATGAATTTAAACACAAGCCCACTTCTCTTAAAAAATTTCCCACGATTGTGGCTCCTCACCAGCCACGCCTAGATTGGCAGATGTGGTTTGCAGCTTTAGAGTCTTTCAACGAAAACTTGTGGCTGCAAAATCTGCTCACACGTATTTTCGAAGGTTCTCAAGATGTGTTGATGCTTTTTGAGAAAGACCCTTTTAAAGGACAGCCTCCCAAAGCCCTTCGTTTTCTTCGCTATGAATATAAGTTTTCGAGCTTTGCCGAACTTCGTAAAGACGGCGTCTGGTGGACCCGAGAGCTTATTGCTCCTTACGGTCCGGTCTTTCAAAGAGAAGAATTCACAGACGACGAAAGCTCTCAGAAAAATGCAGAAAGTCTTTAA
- a CDS encoding PBECR2 nuclease fold domain-containing protein, with the protein MAKTKSRAKKKTTSASEKEYIIVDEAAGLIFDSEEDLYGYFQSAIDKLESEYQSLRSPDDYNDEEQIGREHYLEATLDEPDEVWLDDKTLEEFPVYHFIKNIEQGDEAFKYVAVAYVSSEDEYPTFVFIHFPTKDSRVWQNYQRGEMAYDKNFESVAEGAIEGDALGEGDPLAMGLYMAMLKVRGEKDIAQDKFPEFAALREETIESADEIWRKNDLDGNVLVSFIKEFPDHETVKDLTYIAVTQEDEESNVHSLLFSFPTTDRTLVDRYRQGENLQADEVSQESAH; encoded by the coding sequence ATGGCAAAAACTAAATCCCGTGCGAAGAAGAAAACAACAAGTGCCTCTGAAAAAGAGTACATTATCGTCGATGAAGCGGCGGGACTTATTTTTGACTCCGAGGAAGATCTTTACGGCTATTTCCAGTCAGCTATCGATAAACTCGAATCAGAGTACCAATCTTTACGAAGTCCTGACGATTATAATGACGAAGAACAAATTGGCCGAGAGCATTATCTTGAGGCGACGTTGGACGAGCCAGACGAAGTTTGGTTAGACGATAAGACTCTGGAAGAGTTCCCGGTGTATCACTTCATCAAAAATATCGAGCAAGGTGATGAGGCATTTAAGTATGTCGCAGTGGCCTATGTGTCGTCTGAAGACGAATATCCGACGTTTGTTTTTATTCACTTCCCCACAAAAGACAGTCGCGTATGGCAGAACTACCAGCGTGGCGAGATGGCCTACGACAAAAACTTTGAAAGTGTTGCTGAAGGCGCCATCGAAGGCGATGCACTAGGTGAGGGTGATCCATTGGCGATGGGTCTTTATATGGCCATGCTGAAAGTGCGTGGGGAAAAGGACATCGCTCAAGACAAGTTTCCAGAGTTTGCCGCTCTTCGCGAAGAGACGATCGAAAGCGCAGATGAAATCTGGCGCAAGAACGATCTTGATGGAAACGTTCTAGTGAGCTTTATCAAAGAATTCCCGGATCACGAGACGGTCAAAGACTTGACTTATATCGCGGTCACTCAAGAAGACGAAGAGTCGAACGTGCATTCGCTTTTATTCTCGTTCCCAACGACGGATCGCACTTTGGTGGACCGTTATCGCCAGGGCGAAAATCTTCAGGCGGACGAAGTCTCTCAAGAAAGTGCTCACTAG